The Cutaneotrichosporon cavernicola HIS019 DNA, chromosome: 5 DNA segment AACGTCACCAAACATGtcaccctcgtcggcgaacTCTCGCGCAtcatcgagcgcgacgacctgcTGGCTGTTTCCGAGGTCGAACAGTCGCTGGCGTCGCAAGAGTCGCATGCGAGCGACGTGCGCGCTGTGCAGCAGATCATCGCCTCCCCGAAAGTACCAGCGCAGAACAAGCTGCGCGTCGCCATCCTGTACGCACTGCGATATCAGAAGTTCTACGGGAACCACATCACCGCCGTCGTTGATGCTCTCATCACCGCCGGCGTCTCTGCCGACAAGGCGCGACTCGTGTATGTCATGCTCAACTTCGCGGGTGCAGATGTGCGGCAGGACGACCTGTTCATGAACGACAATCTGTTCTCTCGCGGCAAGAGCGCGCTCAAGGGCCTCAAGGGCGTCGAGAACGTGTACACTCAACACACACCTCATCTCATGGAGACGCTCGACCTGCTGTTCAAGGGGCGGCTGACAGAGCGCTCCTACCCGTTCAtggagggtgacgagggcgcCCGTTCTCAGCGTCCGCAGGACATTATCGTGTTCATCCTCGGTGGCGCGACGTATGAGGAGAGCCGAGCGATCGCGCTGCTGAACCAACGTCTTGCGGGCAACGAGGGAGGACCGGGCGGCACCCGAATTCTCCTCGGCGGAAGCTGCGTGCACAACTCGACCAGCTTCCTCGACATGGTGACCGCTGCTGCTGAAACCTGGCCCGATAGCATCTACGGACCACCCCCCAATGTTGCACCCTCACCTGGTGTGCCTAGTCTCCAGCCCTCCCCGACTCCTGGCGGACCCAGTATCAACCTCCGCGCAGGAGGTTATGAGCTCAATGTGGGAGGCACAGGTGGCTCGGGCCTGTTCCGCAGCGCGCAGGGTAACGATGTCGCAGCCAacgtccagctcggcggcgggctgcAGCATGTGGGGGAGGGCATCCGCGATGGTGCAGGGCGGCTGTGGGGTAACGTCCGACAGCGGATGGAGGAGCGAGCCAGCAGAAGCGGGACGCCACCGGCACGGTAGCGGATACAGTATGCAACCTTAGAGCACTTGTGCCCAGAATGTGATGCATCTAAATACAAACAGTAGTGTGTTCTAACATCTATGCCCTTCCCTTGTGcttgcggccgccgcccttgTCACCCCGGTTGCGGTAGTAGGCCTTCTTGACCTCTCCGTCGTCGACTTTCTGCGCCTTCACCggcacgtcctcgtcgtccgagtcgtcgaccttcttgggcttgatCGAACCCACAGAGATGTTAACCTTCGGTGGAACGGAGAAGCCAAACGCCTTGCCAaccttggcgaggtcgagcttgttgaCGTCAAAGATCTTCTTGAGGGAGTAGCTAGCGTACGCCTGGAGGTAGGAGCGGTACCCGTCGCGCGCGGTGGTGTTGAGGTAGTGGTTCTTGGAGATGAGGCTCTCAAGCTGGCGCtgcacgtcggcgaccttgcgctGAGGGAACTGGTACTCGTTGAGCGGGACCTtggcgaccttgaggaAACGGAGGaagccgagctcgctggGGAgcaggaagaggagggacTTGCCTGCCTTGCCAGCACGGGCGGTACGGCCCACACGGTGGATGTAGTCGCGCGGGTCATCGGGGGGGTCGAACTGGATGATCCAGTCGACCTTGGGGATGTCAAGgccacgcgccgccacgTCCGTACACAGCAAGATGCCCGATTGTGCGTTGCAGAACTCGAAGAACGTGTTGGTGCGCTTCTGCTGCTTCTGCTTGCcgtggaggtcgagcaccGGCACGTCGATGTAGTTGAGTAGCTCGGCGTGGTACGACACCGAGTTGcagctcgagaagaagacgatcaccttcttcttgaggtTGCGCTTCAGGAACGTGAAGAGCAGGAGGAAACGCTGGTCACTGTCGCACACGACGTAACCCTGCTCGAGGAACTCTGCCGTGCTAGTGTCCTTCTGCTGGTCGACGTTGATGTACAGCGGCCCAGTGCGGAGCGAGATGCGCGCAAGGTCAGTGACCTTGGTCGTCTGAGTTGCCGAGAACAACATCGACTGGCGATTctctgccgtcagcttcAGCGGGACCCGGAAGCTCACCGTTAGGGAGGATCTTGATGATCTgcttcatctcctcctcgaaACCAACCTCCAGGATACGAtcggcctcgtcaatgACCAGCGCCTTTAGGTTCTTGAACACGAACCCCTTCGTGTTCtggaggtggtcgaggagacgccCAGGtgtggcgacgaggaggttgacgcctttgacgagcttgtccgCTTCAGCCTTGCGGTTCGCGCCGCCCATGACGATACCGAACGTCTGTGAGTGTCCAGCCATGAGGTCCTTGACAACCCCGAGGATctggagcgcgagctcacgcGTAGGCGAGATGATCACGACACCAGTACCGTTTGCCGGCTTGAACCGGAGGGAGTGCAGCATCTCGACACTCGGCACGAGGAACGCAATCGTCTTGCCGGATcccgtccgcgccgcgccgagcacgtCCTTGCCGGCAAGAAGAGGCGGAATAGTGCGCGCCTGCACTTCAGTCATGGTTTCGAAGCCCATGTGCTGCACGGCATCCAGTGTCTGCCTGGACAGAGGGAGGGAGTTGAACGGCACGCGCTCATACTCGTTCGCAGCAGGTCCGTCGAGCATGACcttggacgaggagggctcTGGggtctcctcggcgacatcgtgggatggggagggcgaAGCCTCCTTGGGTGggacctcggcggccttggaggagcgcttgcgcttcttgttGCCGTCGCGGAGTGCCGACATGGTATCTGTGCGATGCGTGTTGTTGCCACAGAGCCTTGCACTTGGCTTCCAGGAGTTAGTATTGAGGGATTGCCACCAACTTTATTGGATCAAATGGAAAAATTATGCGAGAATAATCAGATTTGATTCCGCGGCTGCCCTTCGCACCCATCTGCCAGAATTTCGGACACCCCCTCTAGAACTTTGGCCTCTTAAACTCGAAGTCAGCTCCTCTCTCATCAACTCCCCATCACAACATCCactcgcgtcctcgacggaCTGCATCCATCTCGAAAAGAGCCAGCGGCTCCGCTCGCACAAGTGAGTAACTCTTCATTCTATTACAGCGGTGCTGGATGGCCTTGGACAACCACCGAGGCTTgtcctcaccaccatccGGATGACTCTGTGTATCAATTCAAACTAGAGTCTGTTATGGCCAAGCGCCGAAGACACTTAAACGCACTATTCTGAACCCCTCCTTTCTCGGTTACATGCATTGTACGCAAGCTGACTGGTAGAaccttcctcaccaccTTGCGAGCCTTGCGCCCTGGCTTCCTCTGCCTGCCTTTCGTGAGTATCTCTCCCCATCCTTCTCATGATGTCCCACTTGGGAATTACCGCCTGAGGCTGGCCTCCGCGGGCGTCTTCATTGCCGTCGGCGGAGGTCAACATTGCAGACAAAACATGGCTGTTTTATTCTACTGATCCCTTCCTTCCCATCGTTTGTGAGCGTAGCTGACAGACCAGGACTCCATTTCGCCCCTCGTTTCACACATTGCCTTGACCCGCAACCGACACGTAAgtctcgtcctccatctTTTCTGTTTATAAATGATGATCACATCACGACGGTCTACTGAGCAAAACCATTGCTGAAAAGGCCCGAACCCATACACCCGGGCACTTCTCTGAATCTCCCACAATTAGCTGCCTTTTTGAGACTGTCCAGCTGACATTAGAATGGCGCGGTCATCTGTTGGGGGGCCGTCCAGGCAACGGGTtcctcccccaccaccagccGTGTCGGGCTTCAACCCCGCACGCACCCActttgcccttgcccttccAGCGCTAGGCGCGGCGGACAAGGTGCAGGTCTGGGACGTCGCTTCGGACTCTGTCGTCTCTGAATGGGAGCTCCCCGGAGCTGCCAAGGCCACAGCGGTCTGCTGGTCTTCCATCTCTGTTTCTGGGGCGACCAAGAAGCGGAGGCGAAGGAAGTCGGGCGCCGAGGGGTCGGGCGCTGACGAggacgtcctcctcgttgcgTCCACCAAGGGCGACCAGTCCAACCTGGTCGTCTACTTCCCCAACAAGGGCGAGGCTTTGAGGACCATCTCGCTGCCAGCGAAGGCTACAGCGATGTGGTCTGACGAGCACGGTGTGATCATCGCGACGGAGTCCAACCTCCTCGTGCTTGGTCCCGAGGCTGCGGCCATTGCCCATACTTTCGACTTGCCATCAGCAGTCAAGGCACCATCAGccgtcgctctcctccccacATCCActggcgaggagctgcacGCGATCGTTGGCGCCAAATCTGTTGTAGCAGTCCACCTGTCCaccacctcatcctccatcacccacacctcttcccccctccccgtgtcgacgacgtcggtCACCTCGTTGCAACCATTGCCAAACACACAACAAGGCGCGTCCTTCCTTGTCGtgtgcgaggaggaccgcACGGTCAATCAGTACACCTTCCCCAGTTCACCAACAGCTGCACCAAAACTGTCGTACCGCTACACCTCGCCAACATTATCACCAGTGCATTCAGTGGCGCTGTCCGACGAGTTTGTGGCTGCCCTGCACTGTGACGGCGAGATCTCTGTCTTCGCTGTTGCTCTgaccgacctcgacctcgcccggCCAAAATCGAACAACAAGCCGTCCAAGGTGAAGCttgtcgagggcaaggaggagaagatcgCCAGCATTTGTCGCATCGAGTTTGCACCGGTCGATGATGGTGCGCCGGCCGTGCTGTCGTGCGGTCGCATGGTCGGCGGTGGCCGCGTGAAGTGGTACTCGGTGACCATTGAACAGCCCGAGGGTGGCCTTGCTAccaacgtcgtcgtcaagacCGACGCGCaggacctcgtcgcgcccaAGGACACGGCAAAGGGCTCCAACAACCTCCAACGCTACAAGGCTCCTGCCAACGCCATCCAGGCTGCGGAtgacgagaaggacgagcaGACCTCGGCCCTCCCAGCGGACGTGGACATGGCCGACCTGACTcttggcgagcgcctcctcgctgcgccCACTGGTGCCCAACCCAACGGCGACGCTGCGGCGCCCGCTGCCAAGGGCGCCACCAACGCAGCCTCGCTCActcgtctcctcgtccaggcGCTGCACACCTCGGACCCTGcgctcctcaccctctGCCTTTCCCATCGTGACCCGGTCCTCATCCGTAACACGGTGCGCAAGCTTCCGGTGGACCTCTCGCTGCCTCTGGTCAAAGCGTgtgtcgagcgcctcggccagggcaagggcgcccaccgccgcggcggtggccgtGGTGGCATGCAGAACGAGCAGCAGGGCCGTGGCACTGTGGAGTGGGTCAAGGGCGTGCTCATCGAACGTGGTCACATCCTCATGACCATCCCGTCCCTTCCTGCCCAGCTCGCTCAGctctccaacctcctcgcgtCCCGAATGGAGCTCTACCAGCCTCTTGTCTCCCTCTCgggccgcctcgaccttgcaCTCTCCCAAAtcgcgctgcgccgccaGGCCGctgaggccaaggaggtcgaccagggcgacggcgagcactacgtcgagggcgagagcgacgacgaggtgccAATCGaagtcggcgaggaggacgaggacgacatcgaggacgtcaaCATGATGGCTGGCTcgagtgacgaggacgacggcgatgaggatgaggatgagggggatagcgaggacgacgacagcgaggacCCGCTGGACTcggatgaggaggggctgctcgacctcgaggccgaggagagcgacgacgacgaggatgaggagggcgactcggacgacgagtgaTCATTTGTACCGCATAGCATCATGTCAGCATTAGGATAATGGCACATTACAACCAGGCGGTGGAGTTGCATGCTGAAGCCTGCAGTCACTAGCGTCTCGTGTGAGAGGTAGCTGTGGGTGGTGGCACAAGGCACGGAAACCTTGACCGCTGCCACTAATTTTGACCTCGCCGCTGGATGCTATGCAATGTTCGGCGGATTTTCTCCCCAATATCAGTCCACCATTCGCGCAAGTAGAGAGCCATAATTTAGAGGAGCAGGCGCGAGGTGGAATCAAGCAACCAAACGAGTCGTGAATGTGCAGAAGCATGTGCCTTCACAACAAATTCATGCCGATCGATCCCCGCCGCAATCACTTTTTCACAACCTTCCAaccaaccttccctccttcctcaccttcTACTCCAGTCCCACCTTTAACGCACCCCAGTCGGCCCCAACTGCGTTGCCAATGCTTCCCACACCCGCCTTACATTCAGGTTGCCTTTCTAGCACCCCCGGGCCCGAACATACTATTTCCCAAATCCATAATAACCGCAGCCTCGTTATATCAGTCGGTAGATTAAATGACTCTTATGCTGGTTTTCCGGTTGATCATTCGGTCGTGGGTTCGAGCCCCACACGAGGCTAGTACGTTCTAGAGCGTGCGCAGATCTTTTGGGCTATCCAGCTTCACCCAGGAGATGTGGTGAACCAGTTGTACACGAACTCGTCGCATGGCTGGCGATGGAATCGCCACCTAACACCTCATCCTTcccacccttcccccatTTGCATCTGCCCAAGGGAAGCAAGGCGGTTATGATTTCGTCCCGGCCCAGAAACGTGACATGCCATATGAGAATGCCAATGTGGC contains these protein-coding regions:
- the HAS1 gene encoding uncharacterized protein (DUF4217), producing MLDGPAANEYERVPFNSLPLSRQTLDAVQHMGFETMTEVQARTIPPLLAGKDVLGAARTGSGKTIAFLVPSVEMLHSLRFKPANGTGVVIISPTRELALQILGVVKDLMAGHSQTFGIVMGGANRKAEADKLVKGVNLLVATPGRLLDHLQNTKGFVFKNLKALVIDEADRILEVGFEEEMKQIIKILPNENRQSMLFSATQTTKVTDLARISLRTGPLYINVDQQKDTSTAEFLEQGYVVCDSDQRFLLLFTFLKRNLKKKVIVFFSSCNSVSYHAELLNYIDVPVLDLHGKQKQQKRTNTFFEFCNAQSGILLCTDVAARGLDIPKVDWIIQFDPPDDPRDYIHRVGRTARAGKAGKSLLFLLPSELGFLRFLKVAKVPLNEYQFPQRKVADVQRQLESLISKNHYLNTTARDGYRSYLQAYASYSLKKIFDVNKLDLAKVGKAFGFSVPPKVNISVGSIKPKKVDDSDDEDVPVKAQKVDDGEVKKAYYRNRGDKGGGRKHKGRA
- the UTP5 gene encoding uncharacterized protein (Dip2/Utp12 Family), producing MVSSQRLRSHKTFLTTLRALRPGFLCLPFDSISPLVSHIALTRNRHNGAVISVSGFNPARTHFALALPALGAADKVQVWDVASDSVVSEWELPGAAKATAVCWSSISVSGATKKRRRRKSGAEGSGADEDVLLVASTKGDQSNLVVYFPNKGEALRTISLPAKATAMWSDEHGVIIATESNLLVLGPEAAAIAHTFDLPSAVKAPSAVALLPTSTGEELHAIVGAKSVVAVHLSTTSSSITHTSSPLPVSTTSVTSLQPLPNTQQGASFLVVCEEDRTVNQYTFPSSPTAAPKLSYRYTSPTLSPVHSVALSDEFVAALHCDGEISVFAVALTDLDLARPKSNNKPSKVKLVEGKEEKIASICRIEFAPVDDGAPAVLSCGRMVGGGRVKWYSVTIEQPEGGLATNVVVKTDAQDLVAPKDTAKGSNNLQRYKAPANAIQAADDEKDEQTSALPADVDMADLTLGERLLAAPTGAQPNGDAAAPAAKGATNAASLTRLLVQALHTSDPALLTLCLSHRDPVLIRNTVRKLPVDLSLPLVKACVERLGQGKGAHRRGGGRGGMQNEQQGRGTVEWVKGVLIERGHILMTIPSLPAQLAQLSNLLASRMELYQPLVSLSGRLDLALSQIALRRQAAEAKEVDQGDGEHYVEGESDDEVPIEVGEEDEDDIEDVNMMAGSSDEDDGDEDEDEGDSEDDDSEDPLDSDEEGLLDLEAEESDDDEDEEGDSDDE